The sequence below is a genomic window from Cicer arietinum cultivar CDC Frontier isolate Library 1 chromosome 6, Cicar.CDCFrontier_v2.0, whole genome shotgun sequence.
tcaggatactcgtgatcaatttttgcccattgtggggaatctgcagggtgtcgaaacattccatctctaattctttcatctgcatgccatgtcaagtgttttgaatcttcttcactgcgatacatgcgcctaaatcttggtattataggaaaataccacacgacttttgctggagtagattctttcttcttatatcgagagacattgcatttcggacacgccttaagtagttcatattcgtttcgaaataaaatgcaatcgttaggacacgcatgaatcctttcgtaactcattccaatagaacacaaaatccgtttagcctcgtaggttcgactgggaagttcattatcatctggcaacatatcttttatgagtgttaataattccgtaaagcttttatcagaccatccattactcgcttttaagttgtacaactttaatatcgctgacagtcttgtgaatttagtacaaccattatataattctttctctgcatcactcaacaaactttcaaacattttaggacaatctcgaagatcttcttcaactgcttttgcaatctcatcaactcggtccggctcatatgtatctgtatcgaaatcagttgaagcatatgtagaactattctcaaaattaatgtttcctttttttttctcaccatgtcttatccaacatgtgtagctttgatcaattccattacatactagatgtccttctaattcatcttctctaacacgttttccaaaacaacattttaaacaaggacaaactactctatttggatcttttgcattcttcactgcaaactcaacaaactccttcactccaatttcatactcttttgacaatcgattggctgaaatccatttcctatccatattataccacctatataaatgcagtaacaaaaataataagctttcaaaacatatcaacaagtttcaaaaagaaaccaatatcaactaacaatttcaaaacagaacagatcatgtggtatgagtttttgacaatttttgacaatttcaaaacagaacagatcatgtggtatgagtttttgacaatttttgacaatttcaaaacagaacagatcatgtggtatgagtttttgacaatttttgacaatttcaaaacataacagatcatgtgtaaaaaataccttagacaacgtagatggccgcacagtacgtagaggatattagggttcgcaacgtatataattatttgaaagatgtattttacagcgcttgtgaaaaacgcgctgtaataggtagttaaattcaatgaaagcgcatgtgttttacagcgcttgtgaaaaacgcgctgtaataggtagttaaattcaatgaaagcgcatgtgttttacagcgcttgtgaaaaaagcgctataactattacgcgaaagcgcttccttttacaacgcttttttgacaagcgctgtaaaacaagcgctatagtaggtcatataacgtttgcgcatcacgttataaggcttttacagcgcttgtgaaaaaagcactgtaataggtagttaaattcaatgaaagcgcatgtgtcttacagcgcttgtgaaaaaagcactgtaataggtagttaaattcaatgaaagcgcatgtgtcttacagcgcttgtgaaaaaagcactgtaataggtagttaaattcaatgaaagcgcatgtgtcttacagcgcttgtgaaaaaagcactgtaataggtagttaaattcaatgaaagcgcatgtgtcttacagcgcttgtgaaaaaagcactgtaataggtagttaaattcaatgaaagcgcatgtgtcttacagcgcttgtgaaaaaagcactgtaataggtagttaaattcaatgaaagcgcatgtgtcttacagcgcttgtgaaaaaagcactgtaataggtagttaaattcaatgaaagcgcatgtgtcttacagcgcttgtgaaaaaagcactgtaataggtagttaaattcaatgaaagcgcatgtgtcttacagcgcttgtgaaaaaagcactgtaataggtagttaaattcaatgaaagcgcatgtgtcttacagcgcttgtgaaaaaagcactgtaataggtagttaaattcaatgaaagcgcatgtgtcttacagcgcttgtgaaaaaagcgctataactattacgcgaaagcgcttccttttacaacgcttttttgacaagcgctgtaaaatgggcgctgttaaatgtcatttttggcgtagtgggtatataaatataacatctcaacatttaaatgataaataaaataatttttatatattaaatattttttttaggtcTCAAATGGACgcacaataaaaattattgatggACACTCTTACATCTTTTAAACACcttgagagaaaaataaatagagatagtaATGTGATATTCGTTAATAATGTAATAGCAAAATGAGGTGTAAAATAgacatagaaaaataattagtaTGTGTACaaataatactattaataaGTTAAAGGAGAAATACACAATTTCTAAAGATGACTTttataaaacttttgaaaaaaatgcgATTGATGAGTCAATATACAAGGAGAAAAGTATGTTTATACCGACAATGGTGACTCACTATTAGATAGAAGAAACCTATATACAACAATAGTCAAGAATAACTATGACTACAATACAATATGTTCATTCCACACTTGTATAGTCGTGTTACCTCTCAAGGTAATGTTTGTATATCATTATCAATCACATAAGCTATGGAAATATTGTGTCAAACTATAtggtaaaaatttataattttcaataaagAAGCGCTCGATTTATACAAGCTACAGTGGCGCAACAAAACTAATAAGTAAAAGTATTTATTTGTTGTCTTGTATCTTTTTCCATTAGTAAAAAGTACAAAGATACTATAGGATATGatgttatattcttttttatgtttgtcACTTCTTCTTGGAGAGACCTTGGTTGTACCATGAACATGTCTTAAATATAATGAATATGCCAACACTTACACTTTTGTGATGGATGGAGTTAAAATCAAGCTAGAATCCATACAACACTCAATGAATTTGATGAAGGGAAAAAAGAAATTTAGGTCACTAGTCTAGTGTCTTTAGTTGTAAAGGAACCATTCAAGGTGTCAATAGAGAAAGTTCAAGTCATGACCTCAGTTCTATTGTTTGAATCGAATGAAAAATCTATTGTTCGAAAGAAATCATTTTAGATGACAATTGAGGAAGTCATGAGCTTATTTCTATTGCTGGGATTGAATGAGTAATTTATTGTTCCAAAACAAAATGtacttttaaaaattccattaGGATATGCCTCCAATGCGAGGCATCCAACATGTCATTAACTTCGTCCATTCCTAGCAAACCAACTTATAGCTATAGCTAGGATGAGTACCACAAAACACTCAAAAGTTCAATATCAAGTTGATGAGCTCCTAAAGAACGGGTTTATTAAAGAGTGTTATAGTCCTTGTGTTGTACTTGTACTCCTAATACTGGAAAAAAATGGTAGTAGGTTAATGTACATCGGTAGTTGAGCATATAATAATATCAccattaaatatcaattttcaatACTTAAACATGGTGATATGTTAGATCAATTTATGGGACAATATCATTTTCTAAGATGATATGTTCGATCCATACTCTTCGTGAGCAAAACATTTATAACAACATCAATTAATGCTCACTCTTGGCGGTTCAATGAATTTTTCATGGATATATAATCATTGACGAAGGAATAAGAGTTATCTACAATTGGCCAACAACAAAGTCCATCCATGATATAAAGAATTTTTACGAAGGTTCGATAAAAACTTTAATGCGATTTTCGTTCTATAGAATGCATCAAAGAAACTCAATTAAACAGTTAGAAAAAACCTATACAAGCGTTGAGGAGTTAAAAAAATGTGTAAGCCAAACATTTGTACTAGGTCATCCTAATTTTGACCAAGCACCAAAGTTAGTTTTGATGTTCGAATAATGAAATTGTACTAGGTCTGGAAAAGGACATCCTATACTCCTATAGCTTTTTTTGGTGAGAAACTCAACCATAGTATACTCTGATATTTAACTATTGACAAGATGTTCTAAGTCATTATTCGTGCACTATAGCACTCGAGTCACTTGTTGAATAAGATCAGCCAAAATCATGTTGCTTAGAGTGAGCTCTTGCAGCCTCATCCATCTCTATTCAATCACAAGACTGAAGTTCAAAAGCTGTGGCTCATACCTACACTCACGCCATAGTTTAGTTCCTACTCTTCATCCGAGAGTTACTGTGTTTACGATTATAAAAGAGTTGACCTATGTTGATTCGAACTTCGGTAAAGTTTAGAGTtccattaatttaaaatcatttcatagacactacaaatataaaatattatcgtTTAAGagtaaaatattatacattCCACAATGTTTGgtaaatgcatgaattattTGGAAAGCCAGCGATTGAAGAGTAAAAGCACATTTTATACTAAACAAAACTATGGCTTTATttaaagatgattttttttgtccAAAGCTGTAAGGATATGTTAATATACACATTCAAAGATATAGATCGAATTTGAGATTTAGCCAAAATTAAAAGTCATAATATAAGGTAATATATGTCAATTCTTGTACAAACACACTTTGAAATGACattactacaatttttttttttctttctataagcaaaatttattaaaaaagattataGGAGGTATCTGAACCCATACAACAATCAAAATAGCCCAACCCAACATCATAGTAAAAGGCAACTACCCATCTTCTATTAAGGATTGTAGAACTCTCTCTTAATCATGTGCTCCTAAATTGGACAAAACtaataaatcaatttgtaaCCACAAAACTCTATGTCAATAGGACACCTACCTCAGACAACCACAAAATAATCACACTATATATAACATGAAAAGTATACCCGTAGCACACCAACACATTACCATAAAAAGAAGTTTGCTTAAACTTTAAAACTGATTAGGATCCAACAGAATTGTGCATAAGATAGGCACCATGTACTAGCTAACCATGACGCTCCTCACTTTCTTGTTCATCCACTCCCTGGAATTGTTGCGGAAATGCAAGAAATGACCTTCCCCAACCAAACCAGTGGAATACTCCACGCCAGTCCAACATAAAATCTGCCTTTTTAAAAGCCTGTTTGGGAATTTACTTGGAAGCTTTTAGGGAGAAAATTGATAGAACGAAATCTCAATCTTATCCTTCTCTTGTATACTtgcaaaggttttttttttttcttaagtaAAGATATTCAGATTTGTAGTTCTAAAGTTAGATAGACTTctcaaaaaatataatcttttaagttaaaaaagaaaagtcTCAAGTTATTGTGTTCTATTAATAATAGAGCATATGTAAGTTTATTTTGCACGCGCGTTTGTTTCTTTTACAGACACAATTCATGCTGGATCAGCTCTCTGATCTTCAACGCAAGGTATAAAATGTGAAAACAATTTTACTTTCCTTTGCTAAGTAAGTGCTATCTTCTTCTGGCATTCTGCTTTTACTCACCAATTATTGTGACTTGTATAGGAACATATGCTAAGCGAGGCTAACAGGTCTCTTAGACAAAGGGTACGTAAGAAACACCTCATCAatcattttcaattatatttctTCCGGATTAAACTATAAGCAAAAAGAATAATcgaaaaaattgatatatttagtctaaattttatattagttatatcaaattttcaaacatttttttttttaatatttcattacGAATGGAGTATAATTCATAAAAGAGACATGAATGACCAAAAGTATTATATCCATCTTAGAAGTTGACATAACCTAATAAACTTATGTTGTTGATATTGAAAATCAGCAAGTAACTCTGTTTGTGTATTTAGCAGTTGGAACGGTATCAATTAAATCAACTCCAAATGAATCATTGTGTTGAAGAGATGGGCTATGGTCGACATCCAAGTCAAACTCATGGTGATGGCCTCTTTCAACAAATGGAGTGTGAACCAACGTTACAAATTGGGTATGCATTCTCTTGACTCAATCATTGATCAAGGTTGACAATGTTAATCTTGGTCACTAGTATAAGgatgacatttttttaaaaacaattaaagttAGATGGTGGATTTAGAtatcaattttgttattattatttttaattttgatttgtttaatcGCAGTTATCAGGCTGATCCAGGGTCAGTGGTGGCGGCAGGGCCAAGCATGAGTAATTACATGGCAGGATGGTTACCATAAAGATCCactccaccaccaccaccaaatttgtagttccaattttatttgaaaatggacaaaaaatcaatttcctTTGACATGTAATGGACTAGTAAGTGTCTACTATGTAGGAACAATGTAATAAAACTGCACTTGTTTCCTTCTGTCAACTCTTTTCTTCCCTTTCAGATTAGATTAATCCTAATAATAATAGTTGTTTGCATTATTATTCTGAGAcattatattcaatttattcatttataagGTACTCCTACGGTCAACCTTTATACAAATAATCTATGCTCAAAGTACAAAATGTCTTATGCATTCCAATAGACAACAACCCTGAGAATATTAATGAATATACATCACGGTTCTAATCAAACTAGAGCACTTAAAGGCACCTATATATTGAAGTAAGTCATTAGTTACTATCAAGGCCTTTTTTAAAGCCTCCAAGACCTTTGGGGTTTGGTCGCTAAGACCCCACCTTAGAGATCATTTCCTGGgtctctcattttatttttttatctcattttctGAATAGTTTGGATTCTCTGTGGCATTCTattagaatataaattaatatcttGATATAATTTTGGAATATCATCGTATTATCTtagcttaaatatatttttgtctacGTAAATATGTCATATTTagattttagtctttataattttttatatattataatttttaaatcttttttaaaaaaatccttattttatttttttaattaaaaactgtGACGTAATTAATTTTTGCAGATGTGAGACTACAGatagatgatgatgatgtcaCCTATTTTGTGTTGACTCATTATAAATCATTACTACaaatattaaacatttaataaaataattattttaattaaatataaccaTCATAAACCATcttcaattaaaaatcaaaaaatgCATCTTCACCCACGTACTCAAAACACACCTTCAAATAGAGGCCCACTTCATCCACAAAATAACTATCTTTTTCTCTATCATCCTAACAAACCCCAAAACTTCACACAACAAGAACAATCACCACACCAAAACCTCCAACTCCAACTCCTTTTCTTGTGTTCATTTAATACCAATTTACAcattaaaaatacaaacaaaaaaaaacaatgaaaatcataaagtaaaataaaacacaacaaattttgatattatcaacaacaaaacatgcAGTAATAATTTCAAAATGGTTACGTTAATGTTTCACAAATCGGATCTTGAGATttgaaaagaaattaaaaaaaaaaaatctaacccAAATTTTGAATCTGAAAAATAACTATTATGATGATGAGTGTGGTtattatgaagaagatgattccACGTTACTCTCCTAAATCTGTTTTGTTCAtcgaaatctgactcggaaaaGGAGCAAAGGGATACATTTTGGTAGTTCATTTGAGAACAACTTAATCCTGTGAAAAAACTCAGCATAATCAGCGATATGAAACTGAGCAAACTCATCAGAATAAACCTTGTGTCGAAAACTGGAAATTGCCCAAAATAAGCCAATTTATTAcactttattaaaataattgttttatattttaattaattatttcattatttttatcaatgacaaataatGAGTCACCACAAAATAAATAAGGCATGTCATTTTCTATACACAGTGTCACGTAAGCAAAAATGAGCTACATCAgcctttttaattaaaaaaacaaaataaggattttttttaaataaaaataaaaatgacaggagtataattcaaaaaaaaaaattacagaaaCCAAAACTAAAATGATATGTATTTATAAggataaaaaatagatttaaatctatcatcttttttaaagtattttgagTTATCTTTTAAGATTAATTTTCAATCTTATcgtattttataaataaagatataatatttattgttatattattgcttttaaatatatatatatatatagtcacCAGTACGTAGTTTAAACTTTTTGTGATCATGAAATCCTTATATATTGAAGGTGACAGAGTTATGATCAATATCTAATTGAATGTACTTGTTTGTGAATCATTGATTTAACAATGTCAGTTAGTTGGGAGAGTTGATAAATGATGTTATGTCACTTTGTTGCATGATAAAGGATGTGATATTGATCATTGATTGTTTACGTGGATTAATCGAAGTGTTGACTGCATCGCTGGAAAATGTTATGTTTAGTGGCCTTTCTAAGGGTTGGTCTTGAGGGACCTGAATTTTTGAATGTTGACGAATGATACTTACTGCCCAAGCTAAGTAAGTGCATATACCAATTGTAGTCATGATCGAGTAAACTAAACTTTTATCTTACGTCAATAGTGTCCTATTGTATGTGTCAAATTTTATGTAGAACTCAAGAGTTAATCGATAAATTAAATACTAGCTCTAAATTATAATTCCCTTTTAATTTGCAATTATCATAAGAAATGAACTTTGTCACTTGGCgtatctttaaatatattaacaaattaatattttaagtaaaataaattacgtgtttatatttaatatgatcttttaaattatgttatcatatttaaattatgttttataataataattttaaatattgtaaagaTTGATTTAGGCTAATATTCTTAAATTACTGAAAATgttagaaaaaatttatttaatgcaAATGACACAATCTAACATAATAATACTAAATATTACTTATATTTACTTAAGTAGGTTGATTCGTTAAgtctaatgatttttttaattgttaatagtttgacatttttagttaaacaaatttaaaaaatataaatttaattgaaattttggtTCTCTTATTTTTACCAACTTATGAAATTGATCATtcgtttttaaaatttaacgaCTTTTGTTTCTCCTTTGgattttttaactataaaaagatgatgtaatatatatattttaaatgacgtaaCATATGATACAATTATGTTCGATGATTAATATCCACGAAATTGCAATAAATCTctctaaaaatttcaatttatacttttaaaactacttatttttgtaatttaattaataacatataaatagtTAATGTAACTAGATGGTAATACATCATAAGATTATGTGCcacataatttcaaatatgttaaatcataattttttagttaaaaaatctagagagggaccaaaattgtcgGATTTTTAAATAGGAAAACCAATCAtgcaaattaataaaaatagaatgatCAGAACTACAATCAAgacaaaaaatattgtatttaaaataattcgCTTTGACCTTACCCTGTACCTATTTGGGCCAAAGATCTATTCATACCCTACATAAGGAGATGTTAATATACACATTCAAAGACATAGAATTGGAGATTTAGCCAAAACTAAAAGTTataatataaagttatataggTCTTCCAAATGCACTTTGGAATGGCATTActacaaattttgttttttgttttttttataagcaataTTTATTAAAGGGACTACAAGGGTACTCTAACCAATGCTATAATCAAAATAGCCCAATCTAGCATCAAAGTAAAAGACAACTACCCATCTTCTATTAAGGGTCGGAGAATTCTACCTCAATCATGTACTcataaattggacaaaattaataaatcaaattgTAACCACAAAACTCTATGTCAATGGGACACCTACATCGGACCAAAAGCACACGAACCCACCACAAAATAATTCATCACTACATAACATATAGTATACCCCTAGCACACCAACACAATACCACCAAAATAAGTTTGCTTAAACtctaaaatatgagaaaaagaCGAAACTATCAGATTTTTAAATAGAAAGAACAAttatgtaaattaataaaaataaaaagataataattacagttaagtaaaaaatattttatttaaattaattcatcCTAACCTAGGCCTATACCTATTTAGGCCTACGATCTATTCACACCATACATTCAGGAaacatcaaatcaaaatataagCTCTAGCCTAACTCGTAAGTCAAATGAAGAATTTGTTAAATCCTAAAGAATATGGATTGCATGAAGTAGGATTCGTATCTTGTTATAATAAGATATTGGTGGTCgagaaatcaattttaaattgtcTATATTTCAaactcaatattttaaaatttaaaatttacatattttaaaaaaatatataagatgaTACAAGAAAGCCAATTCTTATAACGTGCATATATAACACTAGCATTAATATGTGAATCAAAATAAGTAAGTGTTTTTGTATTTAATATGATCTTTTAAATTATGTGTCttcctatttaatttttttttcactatcttattatttttttgacaaaaaattatattcatttattcaaattaaaaaaatacatcgaTTAAGAAtaacataaatacaaatttaccaaaaattgaaaataatgaatATACGAGCAAACTTATAAcatctaaattaataatataaacgaCAAAATGATTATAAATTTGACAAAACTAAAGTGACTGAATACCTATGTCTCTAGATCTGTTATATTGAGGACATTgaaatcatttattaaatatatatgtatagatCAAAGTTAACTTATTAATCTGAACAAAATGAACATTGTAACGAGAatgaaaaatcaaacaactCATGTAGTCGATGAGATAACAGAAAAAtcacaaagaaaaaatatgtttggtgaaaattatttatctagatataaaaaatttaggaAAAAATTAAGTCAGAAGAATgatttgaaacaaaaaactaattgTAAACCACTCATCTTCTGTAATTGAGAAGAAGAGAGACCTAGAGCTGTCGCAACTAAGTTATCGATTTTGTGTGAATGattgtttacaaaaaaaaaataacttgactATCctatttaaattctattttatatattaattttaaatatatttatgctAATATgcttaaattattgaaaatgctagaataattaagataaataaaaatattatttatatttatttaattaagataaatctaattaactttataattaattgttaatagaCTTGACATTTgtagttaaataaatttcaaaaaatatattaacatggTGTATTTAAAATAAGCCGCCATGACCTAAATATATACTTAACTAGTGCAGATGATCTACGatagtataaaaaatgattCATATATTTGTACAATTGATATCCGTATGATcgataaatcaattttaaaccgtctatatttaaaatttaaaatgtacatattttttatacaaaatagaTGATGAATAAAATCGAAATCCGATTGTAAGGATTTGAAGTTGATAGTTAAATTGTacataaagaagaaaaaaaggcgCATTTATGACCAGAAATAAAAAAAGCGAAGAAGATAAGAGTGATAAAGTCCACGTTGGCACAGAAAATAGCGAAACCTATCTATTATCTGAATTCTCAAATGTCAATGTTTGTAGGTTTGGTGCATTCATTCATTCACTTAATTAATAATAGCACCACCTCCTCCGTCTCCCTTCCGTCTAAACGCCATTTCTTCTAACCAATTACCCAACCGTTACGTAACCAAATCCTTTGTCTTTTTCCATCTAAACGTCCTCGTCACATTTAACGGAaactattttttcattttcaattccctcttttgaataattcatatattatcaattttttttaattattttttcctttttcttcatcaaaaatcaaataacaacATGATGAGAGGGAATCAAGATCAACAATCGAAGATGATCTGCGAATTATCGGCTCTGGTTTTCAACCTTCTACAGTTTTCTCCGACGCCGTTGTCTTATTCCGATCGATCTCCGATCGTGCCGGTGCCTCCGTCTGAGTCACCGTTGAGGCGTGCAGGTCAGATTACTCCGGCTGGATTTGCGTCGTTGCTTCTGGGAATTTCGGTGGCTCTGATACTTTGCGGATCGGTTACTTTCTTCATTGGGTTTATGCTGATGCCGTGGGTTCTTGGATTGGTTATGGTGTTTTACGTTGCTGGTATCGTTTCATCTCTTTCTGTTTTGGGTCGTTCCATTCTTTGCTTCGCCTCGCCGCGTAAGGATGTTCCAGGTAAGAATCAATAATCAATATTCATTTCTCGATGCAAAACTTTACCCTTTTTTTGTTAATCTTTGATTGttagaatttgttattttttattgcaatttgaaatataagataACATGATGTAGGTTTAACTTTCAAATCATGTGAGAAATTTAGGATTATGTTTATGGATTGTGAGTAATCTTATAcagattataaatatttgttcatGTTTATTAACTTTTAAGAGTAGTTTTAGACCACTTCTAGCATTACTAATTCAAGTTAGGTTATTCTCCAGCGGCCCCAATTGTGGCTGCATGTGTTTTTCAAAATCTTGTTAAGAGATTTTATATTAAGTTTAACTTTTCCTCACAAAACCAATTTATAAGGTGAGAAGTCACACTCTTTATAAAGTTTTATAGATCAGCTCTATCTTTTatcaatgtgggacttgagttttttttcaataattgaCATAGTTTTCaatgttaaatttataatttctgCTCTTTATTTTGACTTGGCTGTGTGGCTTATATCTTTGATTGCATCATTTggttatatttcttttttttgctTTTGCAGAGTGGAAATTGTTATGAGGAGATGAATATGGCATTGAGCAGTATGATACTGGTATTG
It includes:
- the LOC101504516 gene encoding uncharacterized protein, with amino-acid sequence MMRGNQDQQSKMICELSALVFNLLQFSPTPLSYSDRSPIVPVPPSESPLRRAGQITPAGFASLLLGISVALILCGSVTFFIGFMLMPWVLGLVMVFYVAGIVSSLSVLGRSILCFASPRKDVPEWKLL